From a region of the Syntrophales bacterium genome:
- the dndC gene encoding DNA phosphorothioation system sulfurtransferase DndC — MNDETQDLFTTFDEKLLLGKRYLPEIHNEIQQVYVADRRPWVIGYSGGKDSTVSLQLIWNALRELPNNRLVKPVHIISSDTLVESPAIMSHVNSSLKSLQEKAIKIGLPFHTQKVKREITHSFWVNLIGRGYPIPYHRNRWCTDRLKVRPINKFISEKIQQYGEVIIVLGLRKAESSARSQSIKSYTIRKSPLKRHSFFSGAFVYTPVADFTTEDVWKYLAMVPSPWGNQSTNKKLFDLYNDANAEDRPFLMDNETPTIGGRRFGCWVCTVVDRDTSMESLIAKGGEWMKPLLELRNKLAKLKDPAEKAKYRDHRRRNGKVYFKDGGQEIALGQTTLEKGLPQKLLRLLLETQIEIHKTMPDFELISDEELHEIRRLWRVEQNDWEDQLPIIYNEVTGRHLNWLQDDAGAFTSFEKEILEDVCSKKNFPSTLVAELLELERQFQGMSKRTNIHNRINKIFEKEWRSVEEIISSIKQDNK; from the coding sequence TACTTTTGGGTAAGCGGTATTTGCCAGAGATCCACAATGAAATCCAGCAAGTATATGTCGCAGATAGAAGACCTTGGGTTATTGGATATAGTGGTGGTAAAGATTCAACAGTGAGTCTTCAATTGATTTGGAATGCTTTGAGAGAATTGCCAAACAATCGTTTAGTCAAACCTGTTCACATTATATCATCTGATACACTGGTTGAGTCGCCTGCCATAATGTCCCACGTTAATAGTTCTCTGAAATCTTTACAAGAGAAGGCAATCAAGATCGGGCTGCCTTTCCACACACAAAAAGTGAAACGAGAGATTACACATTCTTTCTGGGTGAACCTTATAGGAAGAGGTTATCCAATTCCCTATCATCGAAACAGGTGGTGTACTGATAGACTAAAGGTTAGGCCAATCAATAAATTTATCTCAGAAAAAATCCAACAGTATGGAGAAGTGATCATAGTCCTTGGCCTTAGAAAGGCAGAAAGTTCTGCTCGCTCCCAGTCTATTAAGTCTTACACCATAAGAAAAAGTCCCTTAAAAAGGCATTCTTTTTTTTCTGGTGCTTTTGTCTATACCCCCGTTGCCGATTTTACTACTGAAGATGTGTGGAAATATCTCGCCATGGTGCCCTCTCCGTGGGGCAATCAAAGCACGAATAAAAAGCTCTTTGATTTATATAATGACGCCAATGCGGAGGACAGACCCTTTCTAATGGATAATGAAACACCTACAATAGGTGGACGAAGATTTGGTTGTTGGGTTTGTACTGTTGTTGACAGAGATACATCAATGGAATCCTTAATAGCAAAAGGTGGAGAATGGATGAAGCCACTCCTCGAATTGAGAAATAAGTTGGCAAAACTTAAAGACCCCGCCGAAAAAGCAAAATATAGGGATCATAGGAGAAGAAATGGCAAGGTATATTTTAAAGACGGAGGTCAAGAAATAGCCTTGGGGCAAACGACACTTGAAAAAGGATTACCACAAAAGCTTCTACGTTTGCTTCTGGAAACCCAAATTGAGATCCACAAAACTATGCCTGACTTCGAATTAATTTCTGATGAAGAATTGCATGAAATCAGGCGATTGTGGAGAGTCGAGCAGAATGACTGGGAAGATCAACTCCCAATAATTTATAATGAGGTGACGGGAAGACACTTAAACTGGTTACAGGATGATGCTGGTGCTTTCACCTCTTTCGAGAAAGAAATTCTTGAGGATGTTTGTAGCAAAAAAAATTTTCCATCGACATTGGTTGCTGAACTTTTAGAACTTGAACGACAATTTCAAGGTATGAGTAAGAGAACGAATATCCATAATCGGATTAACAAGATTTTTGAAAAGGAATGGCGATCTGTAGAAGAAATAATCTCATCCATAAAGCAGGATAACAAATGA